Within the Corynebacterium afermentans subsp. lipophilum genome, the region CGCCGTCATCGTTCGAGTCGTTAGGAAAGGAAAAGCCGAATCCGTTAGTCATGCCAGCCAGAATACAGTCAGCCCGCGAACACATGGGTTCGCTGAGAGCCAGCAACAGTGTCAAGCGCCTCCTGCGCTAGAATCTGCGCCCATGTCCAAAGCGCGTGAAGCTCGGAACCGGCGGTGGTCGACCCTGGTCTGGGGGTCCATCCCCGTCGTGCTGTTGGCAGGTGCACTGACCGCGGACCACATCCCGGGCACCGATATCCGCCTGACCGTGCCGTACGCGGCGGAGGGGCCGGGGCCTACCTTTGACACGCTCGGCGAGGTCGGAGGCGAGCCTGTCGTGGACATCGAGGGCGCGGAGACGCTGGACACCGGCGGCAAGTTGAACATGACCACCGTGTCTGTGCGCACGAACATGACGCTCGGCCAGGCGCTGGGGCGTTGGGTTGCCACGGACGACACGATCGTGCCGGTGGAGCAGATCATGCCGCCGGATTTGGACGAGGATCAGGTGCGCGAGGTCAACCAGCAGGCGTTTGTCGCCTCCGAGGCGTCCGCGACGGTGGCGGCCATGCACTACCTGAACCGTCCCACCACGGTGGTGGTGCACGACGTGATGGAAGGCGGCGCCTCCGAGGGGGTGCTGCAGCCGGAGGACCTGATCACCGCCGTCGCGGGCGAAAAGGTGGAAACGCCGCAGGAAGTCCAGGATGCTGTGCGCGCCAAGACCCCCGGCGAGACCATCGAAATCGCCGTGGAGCGCGACGGTGAAAAGCGCACCGAGTCGGTGGAGCTGGGGGAGAACCCGCACGAGAAGGGCCAGCCCATGCTGGGCATCCTCATGACTTCCGAGCCGGCCGGCGGCATCAGCGTGAACTACAACCTCAACGACATCGGCGGGCCGAGCGCGGGCATGATGTTCTCGCTCGCCGTCATTGACAAGCTCACCCCGGGCGCGCTCAACGGCGGCAAGTTTGTCGCGGGCACCGGCACGATCAACGAGGACGGCGAGGTCGGCCCCATCGGCGGCATCACCCACAAGATCCGTGCCGCAGAGGACGACGGCGCGGAACTCTTCTTGGCGCCCGCCGGCAACTGCGACGCCGTCAAACGCGTGGACACAGAGCACATGACGGTGGCGAAGGTGGACAACCTCACCGAGGCCGTCGAGGCGATGGAGGATTTCGCCGCGGGCCGCGACGTTCCCTCCTGCGAGTAGTTACTGCTTGGCCAGCCCCAAGTCGTAGATGCGCTGGCGCGGATCATCCTGGTCGGTGGAGATCAGCTGCTGCATCACCTGACCGGCCTCGTTGTCCACCACGGTGATGATCGCGGAGGTGCCGAGCGTGGACCAGCCCACCACACGGTCGCCGTTGTCTTCCACCACGCGCGAGGAGCGCAGTTCGGTTAGAAGCTGCGTCGTCGAGGCGGCCTTGGAGTCGGAGTCGAAGAATTGGAACTGGCCGATGCCCTCGCCGGAGCAGTCGAAGGAGCCGCTCAAACCGCCCGCCGCGCAGTCGTCGAACTGGTCGAAGAACTCTTCCGGGGCCAATGTGGAGAAGCGCTCGCGCACTTCCGCCAGCGCGTCAGCTTCCTGCTTCTTTCCGCTTGTCGACGTCGCATCCGCCGTGCCCGCAGCAGTCTTCTTCGACGAGGACGCAGACGACGCTGACGACGCAGAGGATGCTGCGGACGTAGCCGAAGAGGCCGACGCGGCAGAGGTGGAGCGCTGCGTCGACGTCACCGTCGCCGAGTCAGTCTCGGTGCCCGCGCCGGTTTCGGTGTCAGTGGGCTCCTGCTCGCTCGGCGGCGTCTCCGTGGAGGTGATCTCCGGCGCGCGGGTATCGGGATCCTCGGAGTCGGAATCGTTAGAGCACGCCGTTAGCGTGAGCGCTGCGGCGGTGGCGCAGGCGATGAGGGATGCGGACCGGGACCAGGGGCGGGAAGTAGACACAACTGACATCCTAAACCAGCTCGTCCGGGTCCTGCTCGAGGCCGTAGCGCAGCGCCGCCACTACACCTGGGGCTACGCCGGGCCCGCCGCGCAGCTCGATGTCGTCCTGGGCGAACGCGCCGCGCTCTTCTAGCTCCTGATCGGTCAGGCGCAGCTGAAGCAGCGTCTGTTCGATGTCCTCTTCGCGCAGTACGCCGGAGAACAGGCGCGCCGGGCGCGGCTCGGCGGCCTCGCCGGCGGAGGCGTCCTTGAACACGATCTCCTGGGCCAAGATCACGCCCTGCACGTCGCGCGGCCAGGCGATGCGGGAGACGTACTCGCCCAGTTCCTCGGAGCCGGGCAGGATGTGCTCCGGGAGGTCTTGGACCACCAGTGTTAACGGGGAAGAGTCGTCGAGGTGGCCCAGCTCGTCGACAAGCAACTGCGTGGGCACCAGGCCGAACAGTGTCGGGGGAGCGTCCCACCCCTCCGCGTGGACGAACTCGACGGCCTCCATCATGGCCTTATTTAATGCTTGCTGTTCGCGCACGGGAACCCTCCGGGCAAGTTTGACGTTGGATTATTTAAGCTTGAAGCTTATCTGCGTTGCACACACTAATTCCTAAGGAGCAGGCTTGGCTACCCGCCTCAATCGGCCACAACCACGCGCCAAGAAACCGAACACGGGATTGATGACCACCATCGGTGTCTTGGGCCTCATTCTTGTCCTCTTGCCAATGGCAGTCGGGCTGTACACCGACTTCCTGTGGTTCGGGGAGGTGGACTTTAGGGGCGTGTTCAACCGCGTGATCCTGGTCCGCGTGGTGCTGTTTATCATCTTTGCGCTGATCGGCGGCGCGATCACTTGGATTGCCGCCCGGCTGGCGTGGCGCGGCAGGCCCCAGGAGCAGGCCGCGCCGTTCGACCAGGCTGCGCAGTACCGCCAGCAGGTGCAGCGGTCCGTTCGCGGCATGCTGGTGTGGGTGCCGGTTGTCGTCGCCATCCTGTCCGGCCTGGCCGGCCAGCGCATGTGGCGCGTGTTCATGCTCTGGTTCAACGGCGGCGAGTTCGGCTCCACCGACGCGCAGTTTGGCAAGGACCTGGGCTTCTACGCGTTTACCCTGCCCGGCATTTCCGCGGTGGTGGACACGCTTTCCATGCTGCTTTTGGTGGCGTTTTTGGTTGCAGCCGTAGGCCACTACCTGCTGGGCGGCATCCGCATTGGCAACAAGGTCTCCGGCATCTCCGGCCACATCAGTAAGGACGCGCGCATCCAGCTCGCCGTCACCGCTGGCCTGTGGATGCTGCTGAAGGCTGTGAGCTACTGGCTGGAGCGCTACTACCTGCTCTACAGCGAAAACGACATCTTCACAGGTGCGTCCTACACCACCGTCAACGCGATGCTGCCGGCGAAGATCATCCTCACCGTCATTGCAGTTGTGGTGGCCGCGGCGTTCTTCGCCTCCATCGTCTACCGCGACTTCCGCATC harbors:
- a CDS encoding YlbL family protein, whose protein sequence is MSKAREARNRRWSTLVWGSIPVVLLAGALTADHIPGTDIRLTVPYAAEGPGPTFDTLGEVGGEPVVDIEGAETLDTGGKLNMTTVSVRTNMTLGQALGRWVATDDTIVPVEQIMPPDLDEDQVREVNQQAFVASEASATVAAMHYLNRPTTVVVHDVMEGGASEGVLQPEDLITAVAGEKVETPQEVQDAVRAKTPGETIEIAVERDGEKRTESVELGENPHEKGQPMLGILMTSEPAGGISVNYNLNDIGGPSAGMMFSLAVIDKLTPGALNGGKFVAGTGTINEDGEVGPIGGITHKIRAAEDDGAELFLAPAGNCDAVKRVDTEHMTVAKVDNLTEAVEAMEDFAAGRDVPSCE
- a CDS encoding PPA1309 family protein, which encodes MMEAVEFVHAEGWDAPPTLFGLVPTQLLVDELGHLDDSSPLTLVVQDLPEHILPGSEELGEYVSRIAWPRDVQGVILAQEIVFKDASAGEAAEPRPARLFSGVLREEDIEQTLLQLRLTDQELEERGAFAQDDIELRGGPGVAPGVVAALRYGLEQDPDELV